One genomic region from Phragmites australis chromosome 1, lpPhrAust1.1, whole genome shotgun sequence encodes:
- the LOC133889257 gene encoding putative glutamine amidotransferase GAT1_2.1 produces the protein MSPSPDLSRVLSRVLIVSSRTVRKNKFIDFVGEYHLDLIVGYGVVSVIVPCVAGVHMLLDSFEPIHGVLLYEGEDIDPSLYDADVAGVLSSEQL, from the exons ATGTCTCCGTCCCCTGATCTCTCCCGCGTCCTCTCTCGTGTGCTCATTGTCTCTAGCCGCACCGTTCGCAAGAACAAGTTCATCGATTTCGTCG GGGAGTACCACCTCGACCTCATCGTGGGCTACGGCGTGGTGTCGGTGATTGTGCCGTGCGTGGCTGGTGTGCACATGCTACTGGACTCGTTTGAGCCAATCCACGGCGTGCTCCTCTACGAGGGCGAGGACATTGACCCTTCTCTCTACGACGCCGACGTGGCTGGCGTGCTCTCGTCGGAGCAGCTCTAG
- the LOC133918096 gene encoding cytochrome b561 and DOMON domain-containing protein At3g61750-like gives MARASVMALLAVSALLVSAATAQTCDDELPAQLAGNYSGLACRPVWNNFVLRYAQDKNNVLRVVLSTMYSTGWVGMGFSKDGLMVGSSAMVGWMGKTGVAHIKQFSLRGKAPSQVVVDQGFLVSNDHDHTVLVQQAKIYLAFELRFTEPLKQQNVLLAFGSAIPVNDRLSEHEDKTSIKFDFTTGSSSTSSSFPEGLKRTHGILNLFAWGVLLPIGAIVARYCRRWDPLWFYLHAGVQFVGFILGLAGIVVGVSLYSRIQANVPAHRGLGIFVLVLGILQILAFFLRPKKDSKYRKFWNWYHHWVGRLALFFAAINIVLGIKVGGAGNSWKIGYGFNLAILLITIITLEVLLWTRWKNSSNSSTTY, from the exons ATGGCGCGCGCGTCCGTCATGGCGCTGCTCGCCGTCTCGGCCCTCCTCGTATCGGCGGCGACGGCACAGACCTGCGACGACGAGCTGCCGGCCCAGCTCGCCGGCAACTACTCGGGGCTCGCCTGCCGCCCCGTCTGGAACAACTTCGTGCTCCGG TACGCGCAGGACAAGAACAACGTGCTGCGGGTGGTGCTATCGACGATGTACAGCACAGGGTGGGTGGGGATGGGGTTCTCCAAGGACGGTCTCATGGTGGGCTCGAGCGCCATGGTGGGGTGGATGGGCAAGACGGGCGTCGCGCACATCAAGCAGTTCTCCCTACGCGGCAAGGCCCCCTCGCAGGTGGTCGTGGATCAGGGGTTCCTAGTCTCCAACGACCACGACCACACCGTGCTCGTGCAGCAGGCCAAGATCTACCTCGCCTTCGAGCTCAGGTTCACCGAGCCGCTCAAGCAGCAGAACGTGCTCCTCGCGTTCGGTTCCGCCATCCCCGTCAACGATCGCCTCTCCGAGCACGAGGACAAGACCTCCATCAAATTTGATTTCACCACAG GAAGCTCTTCAACCTCATCATCCTTCCCGGAAGGTCTGAAGAGGACTCATGGGATACTCAACTTGTTTGCGTGGGGTGTGCTCCTGCCAATCGGCGCAATTGTCGCAAGGTACTGCAGGAGATGGGACCCTCTGTGGTTCTACCTCCATGCCGGTGTCCAGTTTGTGGGTTTCATCCTTGGTCTGGCCGGCATTGTGGTTGGAGTATCATTGTACAGCCGGATCCAAGCAAACGTTCCGGCGCATAGGGGCCTCGGCATATTTGTGCTTGTGCTAGGCATCTTGCAG ATTCTAGCATTTTTCCTAAGGCCAAAGAAGGACTCCAAGTACCGCAAGTTCTGGAACTGGTACCACCATTGGGTCGGCAGGCTTGCGCTCTTCTTCGCGGCAATCAACATTGTTCTCGGAATCAAGGTCGGAGGCGCCGGTAACTCCTGGAAGATCGGATACGGTTTCAACTTGGCCATCCTTCTGATCACCATCATCACCCTGGAAGTCCTGCTGTGGACAAGATGGAAAAACAGCAGCAATTCGTCCACGACATATTAA
- the LOC133918085 gene encoding uncharacterized protein LOC133918085: MRGSVEVHAIGRDVALPSPLRLRSPPALDMMRYQRLSPDCLPLGNGGGAVARKPASRSSFKDDDAPAVATDGSRLASYLAASPLESKPLRARAPPPLASAGRSPARDHAHHHPSDSSDTASPSSTGASGGGGGGGGDVLLQWGHNKRSRCRRDSAAAAPSAQRRQPGVGVKIQRRASAPAEKLMPPPPLAAGSYTRGSNLRSASSFPSRASASGDARHGSHHPPHHRRSVEERSGGGQKRSSPDKAHKSAMDAILHMESKNHHHHHDSPLTANGAVAGEKLGVERFELPRIYISLSRKEKEDDFLAMKGTKLPQRPKKRAKLVDKTLQYVFPGMWLSDLTKGRYEVREKKCVKKKRRGLKGMESMDSDSE, translated from the exons ATGCGTGGCTCCGTCGAGGTCCACGCGATTGGCAGAGACGTCGCGTTGCCGAGCCCCCTGAGACTCAGATCCCCTCCGGCATTGGACATGATGAG GTACCAAAGGCTCAGCCCGGACTGCCTCCCGctcggcaacggcggcggcgccgttgCCCGGAAACCTGCGTCGAGATCCTCCTTCAAGGACGACGACGCCCCGGCCGTGGCCACGGACGGCTCACGCCTCGCCTCCTACCTCGCGGCCTCCCCGCTCGAGTCCAAGCCGCTTCGCGcacgcgcgccgccgcctctcgcATCGGCCGGCCGGAGCCCGGCGCGCGACCACGCGCACCACCACCCCTCCGACTCCTCCGACACTGCCTCCCCGAGCTCGACTGgcgcgagcggcggcggcggcggcggcggcggcgacgtgcTGCTGCAGTGGGGGCACAACAAGCGGTCGCGCTGCCGGCGCGACTCGGCCGCCGCAGCGCCGTCAGCGCAGCGCCGGCAGCCCGGTGTCGGCGTGAAGATCCAACGGCGCGCGTCAGCGCCGGCAGAGAAGctcatgccgccgccgccgctcgccgccgggtCGTACACGCGGGGGTCCAACCTGAGATCCGCCTCCTCCTTCCCGTCCCGGGCCTCGGCATCCGGAGACGCTCGCCACGGCAGCCACCACCCGCCCCACCACCGCAG GTCCGTCGAGGAGCGATCGGGCGGCGGGCAGAAGCGGTCGTCGCCGGACAAGGCGCACAAGTCCGCCATGGACGCCATACTGCACATGGAGTCCaagaaccaccaccaccaccacgactCGCCGTTGACCGCCAACGGCGCTGTCGCCGGCGAGAAGCTGGGCGTGGAGCGGTTCGAGCTGCCGCGGATCTACATCTCGCTGTCGCGCAAGGAGAAGGAGGACGACTTCTTGGCCATGAAGGGCACCAAGCTGCCCCAGCGGCCCAAGAAGAGGGCCAAGCTTGTGGACAAGACCCTCCAA TATGTCTTCCCTGGGATGTGGCTGTCAGATTTGACGAAAGGCCGGTATGAGGTCCGGGAGAAGAAATGCGTGAAGAAG AAGCGAAGAGGGCTGAAAGGGATGGAGAGCATGGACAGCGACTCAGAGTGA